The following nucleotide sequence is from Tardiphaga alba.
CACCTTGCGTTCGGTGCGGCGCAGGCGGGCTGCAGACACCGCCGTGGCACAGGCCGCCGTGCCGCAGGCCTTGGTGAGGCCGGCACCGCGTTCCCAGGTCCGCATCACGATATGCTCGCGATCCACGATATGGGCGAGGGTGATGTTGGCGCGTTCGGGGAAGATCGGGTGGTTTTCCAGCAGCGGCCCGAACCGTTCGAGGTCGTAGGCATGGATGTCGTCGACCCAGAAGATCGCGTGCGGATTGCCCATGCTGGCCACCGACGGCGTATGCAGGATCGGCGCATCGATCGGGCCGATCTGCAATTCGATGCCGCGGGTATCGCGGAATTCCTCGGCGAGCGGGATGTCCTGCCAGCCGAACTTCGGCACGCCCATATCGACGGTGAAGGTCTCGCCATCCGTCCCGCGCCAGCAATTGATCAGGCCGGCCCGCGTCTCGAAAGTGAGCCCGGTCTTGTCATTGCCGGCAAAGGTCTGCCGCGCCACGCA
It contains:
- the dapF gene encoding diaminopimelate epimerase, whose product is MSALANHSFAKMNGIGNEIVVIDMRDTAAKITPADARAVAAAEGGIAYDQLMVLTRPRLPGTEAFVSIYNNDGSEAGACGNGMRCVARQTFAGNDKTGLTFETRAGLINCWRGTDGETFTVDMGVPKFGWQDIPLAEEFRDTRGIELQIGPIDAPILHTPSVASMGNPHAIFWVDDIHAYDLERFGPLLENHPIFPERANITLAHIVDREHIVMRTWERGAGLTKACGTAACATAVSAARLRRTERKVHMTLPGGELVIDWRESDDHVLMTGGATFEYEGTLDPALFEAVA